The following are encoded in a window of Acidobacteriota bacterium genomic DNA:
- a CDS encoding EamA family transporter: protein MAETLSPVGLLMAGCTSISNVIKDISAKKVVDHHELFASTFWIRLFAGVTFLLALGWRVMSGNAPHFRNDGGEYFGIDGLLLGPMPTYLSYLAIEVLLVAGSTLLYFRAMQVTPISLCMPYISFTPVFLMVTGKIVNNENTTLEKGVGVVLIFVGSIAMHRLLFSSGWLEPIKAIWRERGCFYMLVVALVNAVTNPIDARLVRMTDAFVQAAAFGLGMVVFFTVLLIARKADAGKVIRSVPLWVALAGALEAVALIFQLSSHNYIAVVYTISIKRAGIILVILLGWLVFKERNVGDKLIAASVMLVGVLIIYLPVSLMEALLIAALAIGGMLLAFHFTKPKTELAA from the coding sequence ATGGCTGAAACATTATCGCCTGTTGGCTTGCTGATGGCAGGCTGTACTTCGATCAGCAATGTCATCAAGGACATTTCTGCGAAAAAAGTCGTAGATCACCACGAACTATTTGCTTCCACATTTTGGATCCGGTTGTTTGCCGGGGTGACGTTTTTGCTGGCTTTAGGCTGGCGCGTGATGAGCGGAAACGCGCCGCACTTTCGCAACGACGGCGGCGAATACTTCGGCATTGACGGGTTGCTGTTGGGGCCGATGCCGACGTACTTGAGTTACCTGGCCATCGAAGTGTTGCTGGTCGCCGGTTCAACGCTTCTCTATTTCCGCGCCATGCAGGTCACGCCAATTTCGCTGTGCATGCCGTACATTTCCTTCACGCCGGTCTTTTTGATGGTGACCGGCAAAATCGTCAACAATGAAAACACAACGCTGGAAAAAGGCGTCGGCGTGGTGCTGATTTTCGTCGGTTCAATTGCCATGCACAGGCTGCTGTTTTCCAGCGGCTGGCTGGAACCGATCAAGGCCATTTGGCGCGAGCGCGGCTGTTTTTACATGCTGGTCGTCGCGTTGGTGAACGCCGTCACCAATCCGATTGACGCTCGGCTGGTCAGAATGACTGACGCCTTTGTTCAGGCAGCAGCGTTTGGGCTGGGCATGGTCGTCTTTTTCACCGTCCTATTGATTGCCCGCAAAGCCGACGCCGGAAAAGTCATTCGTTCGGTTCCTTTATGGGTTGCGCTGGCCGGAGCATTGGAGGCCGTCGCATTGATCTTCCAGTTGTCTTCGCACAATTACATCGCGGTCGTGTACACCATCAGCATCAAACGCGCCGGAATCATTCTGGTGATTTTGCTGGGCTGGCTGGTGTTCAAGGAAAGAAATGTCGGCGACAAATTGATCGCGGCTTCGGTGATGCTGGTCGGCGTATTGATCATTTATCTGCCGGTTTCGTTGATGGAGGCGTTGCTGATTGCGGCGTTGGCGATTGGCGGAATGCTGCTGGCATTTCACTTTACAAAGCCCAAGAC
- a CDS encoding cobalamin-independent methionine synthase II family protein yields MTAPAIRTTVVGSYPVPEWLIALPSQQALIDATKVVFKIQELAGIDVIADGELYRWDVNHPDTNGMIEYFIRPMDGIRSRISRKDVEEFRRLEGMGFRSAPAGVVEAAIDEGTLSLGEDYRRARACTAHPMKFTLTGPHMLSKTLMDHHYGNLPDLALAIGQAMAKQVGEIDSEVIQVDEANITGHPDEAEWAAAAINVVLDAATRAKEKGVHMCFGNYGGQSIQRGTWQKLIGFINRLHCDHVLLEMAFRGYDELQYFKDELDPRIGIGLGVIDIKVNTVESPEEVARRIETATKIVGDGRIKWVNPDCGFWMNKRSIADRKITALVKGRDLFLGR; encoded by the coding sequence GTGACTGCACCTGCAATTCGTACGACTGTTGTTGGCTCTTATCCCGTGCCCGAATGGCTGATTGCGCTGCCCAGCCAACAGGCTTTGATTGACGCGACCAAAGTTGTTTTCAAGATTCAGGAACTGGCGGGCATTGATGTCATCGCCGATGGCGAACTGTACCGCTGGGATGTCAACCATCCCGATACCAACGGGATGATTGAATACTTCATTCGTCCGATGGATGGCATTCGTTCGCGCATCTCGCGCAAGGATGTCGAAGAATTTCGTCGCCTGGAAGGCATGGGATTTCGCTCCGCGCCCGCCGGAGTGGTCGAAGCGGCGATTGACGAAGGTACGTTGAGTTTGGGCGAAGATTATCGCCGCGCGCGCGCCTGCACCGCGCATCCGATGAAGTTCACGCTGACCGGGCCGCACATGCTCAGCAAGACGCTGATGGATCATCATTACGGCAACTTGCCGGATTTGGCGCTGGCCATTGGGCAGGCGATGGCCAAACAGGTTGGCGAAATTGACAGCGAAGTCATTCAGGTGGACGAAGCCAACATCACAGGCCACCCCGACGAAGCCGAATGGGCTGCGGCCGCGATCAATGTCGTGCTGGATGCCGCGACGCGCGCCAAAGAAAAAGGCGTTCACATGTGCTTCGGCAATTACGGCGGACAATCCATTCAACGCGGAACCTGGCAAAAACTGATCGGCTTCATCAATCGGTTGCATTGCGATCACGTGCTGCTGGAAATGGCGTTTCGCGGCTACGACGAATTGCAATACTTCAAAGATGAACTCGATCCGCGCATCGGCATTGGACTGGGCGTGATTGACATTAAGGTCAACACCGTCGAATCGCCCGAAGAAGTCGCGCGGCGGATTGAAACCGCAACAAAGATTGTTGGCGATGGCCGAATCAAATGGGTCAATCCGGATTGCGGATTCTGGATGAACAAACGCTCAATCGCCGACCGCAAAATTACCGCGCTGGTCAAAGGCCGCGATTTGTTTTTAGGTCGCTGA